A genomic window from Luteolibacter sp. LG18 includes:
- a CDS encoding beta-ketoacyl-ACP synthase III has translation MSDTAVTIAGTGSYVPEKVLSNADLAQMVETSDEWIFTRTGIKERRIAAEGEFTSHLATKAAERALEQAGLAASEIELIIVATITPDTLTPATACYVQRNLGAAKAVAFDISAACSGFLYAMKMAKRLIEADAFKNALIIGAEKLSAFVNWEDRSTCVLFGDGAGAAVLRAAQPGEGRILATEMGTDGNQTHLLNIPGGGSACPITIDNANDHLATLAMLGKEVFKHAVTRMKEAAEKVIERSGLQPEDIACVIPHQANLRIIDAIADRLAVPNERVFVNLDKYGNTSAAAVAIALDEANRTGAFKRGDNIVLVVFGAGLTWAAAAVQW, from the coding sequence ATGAGCGACACCGCCGTCACGATCGCAGGCACCGGCAGCTATGTGCCGGAAAAGGTTCTCTCCAACGCCGATCTGGCCCAGATGGTGGAGACCTCCGACGAGTGGATTTTCACCCGCACCGGTATCAAGGAGCGCCGCATCGCCGCGGAAGGGGAGTTCACCTCCCACCTCGCCACCAAGGCCGCCGAGCGTGCGCTGGAACAGGCGGGCCTCGCGGCTTCGGAGATCGAACTGATCATCGTCGCCACCATCACCCCGGACACCCTGACTCCCGCCACCGCCTGCTACGTGCAGCGGAACCTCGGCGCGGCGAAGGCGGTGGCGTTTGACATTTCCGCGGCCTGCTCGGGCTTCCTCTATGCCATGAAGATGGCGAAGCGCCTGATCGAGGCGGATGCCTTCAAGAACGCGCTCATCATCGGCGCGGAGAAGCTGTCCGCCTTCGTGAACTGGGAGGACCGCTCGACCTGCGTGCTCTTCGGTGACGGAGCCGGTGCCGCCGTGCTGCGTGCCGCGCAGCCGGGCGAGGGCCGCATTCTTGCCACCGAGATGGGCACCGATGGCAACCAGACCCATCTTCTCAACATCCCCGGCGGTGGTTCCGCCTGCCCGATCACCATCGACAACGCCAACGACCACCTCGCCACGCTGGCGATGCTCGGCAAGGAGGTCTTCAAGCACGCGGTCACCCGCATGAAGGAAGCCGCCGAGAAGGTGATCGAGCGTTCCGGCCTCCAGCCGGAGGACATCGCCTGCGTGATTCCGCACCAGGCGAACCTGCGCATCATCGACGCCATCGCCGATCGCCTCGCGGTGCCGAACGAGCGCGTGTTCGTGAATCTCGACAAGTACGGCAACACCTCGGCCGCCGCCGTGGCGATCGCGCTGGACGAGGCGAACCGCACCGGCGCTTTCAAGCGCGGGGACAACATCGTGCTCGTCGTGTTCGGGGCTGGCCTGACCTGGGCGGCGGCCGCGGTGCAGTGGTGA
- the plsX gene encoding phosphate acyltransferase PlsX, protein MKVALDAMGGDHAPTVNIVGAIDALRLYPNLQHLYLVGDQPVLEGECAKHGLSLADPRVSIVHAPEVIGMAEPGAKTVRKKRQSSISIAMDMVKEGKADAFVSAGNTGAAVAAAILKLRTLKGVDRAGIASALPNEHGQCNILDAGANPEATPDHLVTYAVMGTAYARHVLGKKNPTVGLMSNGEEDEKGTAFTKETFKRLKETPGINFIGNVEGHDLFETELDIVLCDGFLGNVVLKTAEATAKAVSKWLKTEIKASPVRMLGAVISQGAFKALKQKASAESYGGSPLLGVNGVVIIAHGGSTATAVRNAIRVGMETVDHQVNPHIEEALAALAASKSPAEA, encoded by the coding sequence ATGAAAGTCGCTTTGGACGCCATGGGCGGTGACCACGCCCCCACCGTGAACATCGTGGGCGCGATCGACGCCCTCCGCCTGTATCCGAATCTCCAGCACCTTTACTTGGTCGGTGACCAGCCGGTGCTCGAGGGGGAATGCGCGAAACATGGCCTCAGCCTCGCCGATCCGCGGGTGAGCATCGTCCACGCGCCCGAGGTGATCGGCATGGCCGAGCCGGGCGCGAAGACCGTGCGGAAGAAGCGCCAATCGTCCATCAGCATCGCGATGGACATGGTGAAGGAAGGCAAGGCCGATGCCTTCGTCTCCGCCGGCAACACCGGGGCCGCGGTGGCCGCCGCGATCCTGAAACTGCGCACGCTGAAGGGCGTGGACCGCGCCGGGATCGCCTCCGCGCTGCCGAACGAGCACGGCCAGTGCAACATCCTCGACGCGGGCGCGAACCCGGAAGCCACTCCGGACCATCTCGTGACCTACGCGGTGATGGGCACCGCCTACGCCCGCCACGTGCTGGGCAAGAAGAACCCGACCGTCGGCCTGATGTCGAACGGTGAAGAGGATGAGAAGGGCACGGCCTTCACCAAGGAGACTTTCAAGCGCCTCAAGGAAACCCCGGGCATCAATTTCATCGGCAATGTCGAGGGCCACGACCTGTTCGAGACCGAACTGGACATCGTCCTGTGCGACGGTTTCCTCGGCAACGTGGTGTTGAAGACCGCCGAGGCCACTGCCAAGGCGGTGTCGAAGTGGCTCAAGACCGAGATCAAGGCCAGCCCGGTGCGGATGCTCGGCGCGGTGATTTCCCAAGGCGCGTTCAAGGCGCTCAAGCAGAAGGCCAGCGCCGAAAGCTACGGCGGCAGCCCGCTGCTCGGCGTGAACGGCGTGGTCATCATCGCCCACGGCGGCTCGACCGCCACCGCGGTGCGGAATGCGATCCGTGTGGGGATGGAGACGGTCGACCATCAGGTCAATCCGCACATCGAGGAGGCGCTTGCTGCCCTGGCGGCATCGAAGTCTCCGGCGGAGGCCTGA
- a CDS encoding M42 family metallopeptidase, with amino-acid sequence MPIDIALLSRICEAPGAPGFEKEIRALVLKELDGLADEIRTDNMGNVVALKKGKSSEKRVMAAAHMDEIGFIVTHVDDKGFVRFNPVGGFDPKTLTSQRVLIHGKKDILGVMGSKPTHIMSPEERNKVPQIKDYFIDTGMPKKELEKFVEVGNFVTRYSPLMELGDCVNVKSLDNRASVFLLIETLRALKKAKKKPSYDFYAVFTVQEEIGLRGAGPAALEIKPDFSFGLDTTIAYDVPGSTPQERCTALGEGAAIKIMDSSVICDYRMVAYMKAVAERNSIKWQPEILAAGGTDTAQLQRMVPGGSIAGAVSIPTRHIHQTIETTNKKDLAACIELLTACVCELEGHDWSF; translated from the coding sequence ATGCCTATCGACATCGCACTGCTCAGCCGTATTTGCGAAGCCCCCGGTGCCCCCGGTTTTGAAAAGGAGATCCGCGCCCTCGTCCTCAAGGAACTCGATGGCCTGGCCGACGAGATCCGCACCGACAACATGGGCAACGTCGTGGCCCTCAAGAAGGGCAAGTCCTCCGAGAAGCGCGTGATGGCCGCCGCCCATATGGACGAGATCGGCTTCATCGTCACCCATGTCGACGACAAGGGCTTCGTCCGCTTCAATCCCGTGGGCGGATTCGACCCGAAAACCCTCACCTCCCAGCGCGTCCTCATCCACGGCAAGAAGGACATCCTCGGCGTGATGGGCTCGAAGCCCACCCACATTATGTCCCCGGAAGAGCGGAACAAGGTCCCCCAGATCAAGGACTACTTCATCGACACCGGCATGCCGAAGAAGGAGCTGGAGAAGTTCGTGGAGGTCGGGAATTTCGTCACCCGCTACAGCCCGCTGATGGAGCTGGGCGATTGTGTGAACGTGAAGTCCCTCGACAACCGCGCCTCCGTCTTCCTGCTCATCGAGACGCTGCGGGCGCTCAAGAAGGCCAAGAAGAAGCCGTCCTACGATTTCTACGCCGTCTTCACCGTGCAGGAGGAAATCGGCCTCCGCGGCGCCGGCCCGGCCGCGCTGGAGATCAAGCCGGACTTCTCCTTCGGCCTGGACACCACCATCGCCTACGACGTCCCGGGCTCGACGCCGCAGGAACGCTGCACCGCCCTCGGTGAGGGCGCGGCGATCAAGATCATGGATTCCTCGGTGATCTGCGACTACCGCATGGTGGCCTACATGAAAGCCGTGGCGGAGCGGAACTCGATCAAGTGGCAGCCGGAGATCCTCGCCGCCGGCGGCACGGACACGGCGCAGCTCCAGCGGATGGTGCCGGGCGGCTCGATCGCCGGCGCGGTGTCGATCCCGACCCGCCACATCCACCAGACGATCGAAACCACGAACAAGAAGGACCTGGCGGCCTGCATCGAGCTGCTGACGGCCTGCGTGTGCGAACTGGAAGGTCACGATTGGTCGTTCTGA
- a CDS encoding ribonucleotide-diphosphate reductase subunit beta: MSATTTVTLGNRTFTLDREKAEQAFASKRVINGRETMFFNILPLKYQWAYDLYKTMKANHWEPEDITMQKDVEQWRSDEITDVERWIIKMGIGYFSAAEGIVGDNVLHVVREVVTAPELKLVLGRHAHEENIHADSLVYMLSSLGLNPHECEAMFEDIPTIKEKNHFVVSNSRALRRDVDLTVTANKQALAKNIFLFGQVMEGTQFYGLFGMILSLYRQNKFPGIGQMFSYTLRDESNHIEVFRNLLMDLVDENPDIWTDEFREDLRATMAEGIRLEKQFIRDCLPVAGLGLNAADFETYIDYIADRRLATCGLTPLNESVTNPFPWLAEMMDIKKETNFFEGKVTEYQKASALATVHDDEL; encoded by the coding sequence ATGTCCGCCACCACGACCGTCACCCTCGGCAACCGCACCTTCACCCTCGACCGCGAGAAGGCCGAGCAAGCCTTCGCTTCCAAGCGTGTGATCAATGGCCGCGAGACGATGTTCTTCAACATCCTGCCGCTGAAGTACCAGTGGGCGTACGATCTGTACAAGACGATGAAGGCCAACCACTGGGAGCCGGAAGACATCACGATGCAGAAGGACGTGGAGCAGTGGCGCTCCGACGAGATCACCGACGTGGAGCGGTGGATCATCAAGATGGGCATCGGTTACTTTTCCGCCGCCGAGGGCATCGTGGGCGACAACGTGCTGCACGTGGTCCGCGAGGTGGTGACCGCGCCGGAGCTGAAGCTGGTCCTCGGCCGCCACGCCCATGAGGAAAACATCCACGCCGACTCGCTGGTTTACATGCTCTCCTCGCTGGGCCTGAACCCGCACGAGTGCGAGGCGATGTTCGAGGACATCCCGACCATCAAGGAGAAGAACCACTTCGTCGTCTCGAACAGCCGCGCCCTGCGCCGCGATGTCGACCTCACCGTGACCGCCAACAAGCAAGCGCTGGCCAAGAACATCTTCCTCTTCGGCCAGGTGATGGAGGGCACCCAGTTCTACGGCCTCTTCGGCATGATCCTGAGCCTCTACCGCCAGAACAAGTTCCCGGGCATCGGCCAGATGTTCTCCTACACCCTGCGCGACGAATCGAACCACATCGAGGTCTTCCGCAACCTGCTCATGGACCTCGTCGACGAAAACCCGGACATCTGGACCGACGAGTTCCGCGAGGACCTCCGCGCCACCATGGCCGAGGGCATCCGCCTCGAAAAGCAGTTCATCCGCGACTGCCTCCCCGTCGCCGGTCTCGGCCTGAACGCCGCCGATTTCGAAACCTACATCGACTACATCGCCGACCGCCGCCTCGCGACCTGCGGCCTCACCCCGCTGAATGAATCCGTCACCAACCCGTTCCCGTGGCTGGCTGAGATGATGGACATTAAGAAGGAGACGAACTTCTTCGAGGGTAAGGTGACTGAGTATCAGAAGGCGTCGGCTCTTGCCACCGTTCACGATGATGAGCTCTGA
- a CDS encoding four helix bundle protein: MALTTFEDLDVWKRGCQLAVDLCVATSDSKEYALKDQMQRAAISVPSNIAEGAERDSDRDFIRFLRISKGSCGELRTQLYISERVRKKLGQPPIEGSREMIQETRQISAMLQGLIRSIDSRRPSSS; encoded by the coding sequence ATGGCCCTGACCACCTTCGAGGATCTCGACGTTTGGAAACGCGGTTGCCAGCTCGCGGTGGATCTCTGCGTCGCGACCTCCGATTCCAAGGAATACGCACTGAAAGACCAGATGCAGCGCGCCGCGATCTCGGTCCCTTCCAATATCGCCGAAGGGGCCGAACGTGACAGTGACCGGGATTTCATCCGGTTCCTCCGCATCAGCAAAGGCTCCTGCGGCGAACTCCGCACCCAGCTCTACATCAGCGAACGCGTCCGCAAAAAACTCGGTCAACCGCCGATCGAAGGCTCCCGCGAGATGATCCAGGAAACCCGCCAGATTTCCGCCATGCTCCAAGGTCTCATCCGCAGCATCGACTCCCGCCGTCCCTCCTCTTCCTGA
- a CDS encoding family 43 glycosylhydrolase — MKPTLAALLLLTVHAMAANPVMPGADPHATIIDGTLWLHPTRSKGGGTFLAFSSKDLVHWQERGPILDFKDIPWVAADGRAKHGAWAPCLVAKGGKYYFYFSAGPQDPTHPSRIGVATGDSPAGPFKDSGKPLLSGGNGFEAIDPMVFINPADKRPLLYAGGSAGSKLRVFELKPEMTSILREIPVETPPQFTEGAFIHHHGSLYHLTYSHGNYRDDTYSVHYATSTSATGPWTYRGVLLKSDDRHKGPGHHAIVEDPKLGWLIVYHRWEAKGPGPYTGSRQIAIDRITYGADGFLKPVMQTDEGVSR; from the coding sequence ATGAAACCCACCCTCGCCGCCCTACTCCTGCTCACGGTTCATGCCATGGCGGCCAATCCGGTAATGCCCGGCGCCGATCCCCACGCCACGATCATCGACGGCACCCTCTGGCTCCACCCGACCCGCAGCAAGGGCGGCGGCACCTTCCTGGCCTTTTCCTCGAAAGACCTCGTCCACTGGCAGGAGCGCGGCCCGATCCTCGACTTCAAGGACATCCCGTGGGTGGCAGCGGACGGCCGCGCCAAACACGGCGCCTGGGCCCCCTGCTTGGTCGCGAAAGGCGGCAAATACTACTTCTACTTCTCAGCCGGCCCGCAGGATCCCACCCACCCCTCGCGGATCGGGGTGGCCACCGGCGACTCCCCCGCCGGACCCTTCAAGGATTCCGGAAAGCCCCTGCTTTCCGGTGGAAATGGCTTCGAAGCGATCGACCCGATGGTGTTCATCAACCCCGCCGACAAGCGCCCCCTGCTCTACGCCGGAGGCAGCGCGGGCTCGAAACTGCGGGTCTTCGAACTGAAACCGGAGATGACCTCCATTCTCCGCGAGATCCCGGTCGAAACCCCGCCCCAGTTCACGGAAGGAGCCTTCATCCACCACCACGGCAGCCTCTACCACCTGACCTACAGCCACGGAAACTACCGGGACGACACCTACTCCGTCCACTACGCGACCTCCACCTCCGCGACCGGCCCGTGGACCTACCGCGGCGTGCTGCTGAAAAGCGACGACCGCCACAAGGGCCCCGGCCACCACGCCATCGTGGAAGACCCCAAGCTCGGCTGGCTGATCGTCTACCACCGCTGGGAGGCCAAGGGCCCCGGCCCCTACACCGGCTCACGGCAAATCGCCATCGACCGTATCACCTACGGCGCGGACGGGTTCTTGAAACCCGTCATGCAAACCGACGAAGGAGTCAGTCGGTGA
- the rpmF gene encoding 50S ribosomal protein L32, which yields MAVPKRRQSKSRSKMRRGATRWRAPILKSCPECGTRIPSHIACPSCGYYRSRQVLTVEAL from the coding sequence ATGGCAGTCCCAAAACGCCGCCAATCCAAGAGCCGCTCGAAAATGCGCCGTGGCGCAACCCGCTGGCGCGCCCCGATCCTCAAGAGCTGCCCGGAATGCGGTACCCGCATCCCCTCGCACATCGCCTGCCCGTCCTGCGGTTACTACCGCAGCCGCCAGGTGCTGACGGTCGAGGCCCTCTGA
- a CDS encoding ribonucleoside-diphosphate reductase subunit alpha → MYRAVNPDEDLVLKQVITDRFTLPANDRAFAWREVLPTEKRNPIADIIVTRGTAESHFSLEDVADAIGDSLADLLISRRQDEKSIFSDVNRKFVADVAHAVANSLTKSLDDGGRLRLSEADLYLLIEKALLENDAYDVAKSLAFRRSMEKNGSVDLHTGPHALPVRLIRRNGNVVPWSETKIEIAVRKAFLTIKENPDPATDVARAVTERIRRGDQSFVHIEDVQDMVQEELMRAGRFKAAEHYILYRAQRNRLRQEQESRTEDPNQESMVVVTTEDGTSSFWDGTELKKRITFASIGLDLCLSEVEIERELRRSIGSEISEKDLKATVILNAKALIEKDADFAKFAGRVLLSYIYEEVLDWSIQKDGIEKLKEAHKAKFKSYLKHGVAIKRLHQDLLDTYDLDKLANAFDPSADLDFDYLGIQTMYDRYLVVDKTGARPRRLETPQFFWMRVAMGLFKREESKKEDWVIRLYNLYKGRRFCSSTPTLFNSGTLHSQLSSCYLYKVDDSIESIMIRGIAENAFLSKWAGGLGGSWTAVRGTGGYIQGTNGESQGIIPFLKLHNDQLVAVNQGGKRRGSGCAYLETWHNDIEDFLELRKNTGDDRRRCHDMNTANWIPDLFMKRMENRENWTLFRSNEVPDLHDLYGKAFEERYTQYEAMAAEGRIWSRQLPAIELWKSMLKMIFETGHPWITFKDPCNVRSPQDHAGVIHSSNLCTEITLNTSDEETAVCNLGSVILDTHITKDGALDHEMLKETITVAIRALDNVIDINFYPTPAAKTANSRHRPIGLGIMGLQNALYKRGLSFASDAAVEFNDEFMEAIAYYAYGASSDLAGERGSYSSYKGSKWDRGLLPQDTVDLLEDERGRKIDVPRGGKMDWSVVREKIAKQGMRNSNVLAIAPTATISNITGTTPCIEPNYKNLYTKENLGGKFIILNAELVKDLKKAGLWSPEMVDQLKYFDGELDNIDNIPEALKLKHKTVFGIGFEFIIDAAARRQKWIDQSQSVNLFLSTPDMKTLSHMYRRAWDKGLKTTYYLRTLQASNIEKSTVDVKKDMRGLVASTGGVTAKTYTEEEKNACSLEAMMNGGTCEACQ, encoded by the coding sequence ATGTATCGCGCCGTTAACCCCGACGAAGATCTCGTTCTGAAGCAGGTCATCACGGACCGCTTTACCCTTCCCGCCAACGACCGTGCCTTTGCCTGGCGCGAGGTGTTGCCCACGGAGAAGCGCAATCCCATCGCCGACATCATCGTCACCCGCGGCACGGCCGAATCCCACTTCTCGCTCGAGGATGTGGCGGACGCGATCGGGGACTCGCTCGCGGACCTGCTCATTTCCCGCCGCCAGGACGAAAAGTCGATCTTCTCGGACGTGAACCGCAAGTTCGTCGCCGACGTGGCCCACGCCGTCGCGAACTCGCTCACGAAGTCCCTCGATGACGGCGGCCGCCTCCGCCTGTCCGAGGCCGACCTCTACCTCCTCATCGAAAAGGCGCTGCTCGAGAACGACGCCTACGACGTCGCCAAGTCGCTGGCGTTCCGCCGTTCCATGGAGAAGAATGGCAGTGTGGACCTCCACACCGGCCCCCATGCCCTGCCCGTGCGCCTGATCCGTCGCAACGGCAACGTGGTGCCGTGGTCCGAGACCAAGATCGAAATCGCCGTCCGCAAGGCCTTCCTCACCATCAAGGAGAACCCCGATCCCGCCACCGACGTCGCCCGCGCCGTGACCGAGCGCATCCGCCGCGGCGACCAATCGTTCGTCCACATCGAGGACGTCCAGGACATGGTCCAGGAGGAACTGATGCGCGCCGGCCGCTTCAAGGCCGCCGAGCACTACATCCTCTACCGCGCCCAGCGCAACCGCCTCCGCCAAGAGCAGGAAAGCCGCACCGAGGACCCGAACCAGGAGTCCATGGTCGTCGTCACCACCGAGGACGGCACCAGCAGCTTCTGGGACGGCACGGAGCTGAAAAAGCGCATTACCTTCGCCTCCATCGGCCTGGACCTCTGCCTCAGCGAGGTCGAGATCGAGCGCGAGCTGCGCCGCTCGATCGGCAGCGAGATCTCCGAAAAGGACCTCAAGGCCACCGTGATCCTCAACGCCAAGGCCCTGATCGAAAAGGACGCGGACTTCGCCAAGTTCGCCGGCCGCGTCCTGCTGTCCTACATCTATGAGGAAGTGCTCGACTGGAGCATCCAAAAGGACGGCATCGAGAAGCTGAAGGAAGCCCACAAGGCCAAGTTCAAGAGCTACCTGAAGCACGGCGTGGCCATCAAGCGCCTCCACCAGGACCTGCTCGACACCTACGACCTCGACAAGCTCGCCAACGCCTTCGATCCCTCCGCGGACCTCGACTTCGACTACCTCGGCATCCAGACGATGTACGACCGCTACCTCGTGGTCGACAAGACCGGCGCCCGCCCGCGCCGCCTGGAAACGCCCCAGTTCTTCTGGATGCGCGTGGCCATGGGCCTGTTCAAGCGCGAGGAGTCGAAGAAAGAGGACTGGGTCATCCGCCTCTACAACCTCTACAAGGGCCGCCGTTTCTGCTCGTCCACGCCGACGCTCTTCAACTCCGGCACGCTCCACAGCCAGCTCTCCTCCTGCTACCTCTACAAGGTGGACGACTCCATCGAGTCGATCATGATCCGCGGCATCGCCGAAAACGCCTTCCTTTCGAAGTGGGCGGGCGGCCTCGGCGGCTCGTGGACCGCCGTGCGCGGCACCGGCGGCTACATCCAGGGCACCAATGGCGAGTCCCAGGGCATCATCCCCTTCCTGAAGCTGCACAACGACCAGCTCGTGGCCGTGAACCAGGGTGGCAAGCGCCGCGGCTCCGGCTGCGCCTACCTCGAAACCTGGCACAACGACATCGAGGACTTCCTGGAGCTCCGCAAGAACACCGGTGACGACCGCCGCCGCTGCCACGACATGAACACCGCGAACTGGATTCCGGACCTGTTCATGAAGCGCATGGAGAACCGCGAGAACTGGACGCTCTTCCGCTCCAACGAGGTCCCGGACCTCCACGACCTCTACGGCAAGGCCTTCGAGGAACGCTACACCCAGTACGAGGCGATGGCCGCCGAGGGCCGCATCTGGTCCCGCCAGCTCCCCGCGATCGAGCTGTGGAAGAGCATGCTCAAGATGATCTTCGAGACCGGCCACCCGTGGATCACCTTCAAGGATCCCTGCAACGTCCGCTCCCCGCAGGACCACGCCGGCGTCATCCACTCGTCCAACCTCTGCACCGAGATCACTCTCAACACCTCGGACGAGGAAACCGCCGTCTGCAACCTGGGCTCCGTGATCCTGGACACGCACATCACCAAGGATGGCGCGCTGGATCACGAGATGCTGAAGGAAACCATCACCGTGGCCATCCGCGCGCTGGACAACGTGATCGACATCAACTTCTACCCGACCCCCGCGGCGAAGACGGCCAACAGCCGCCACCGCCCGATCGGCCTCGGCATCATGGGCCTGCAGAACGCGCTCTATAAGCGCGGCCTGTCCTTCGCCTCGGATGCCGCCGTGGAGTTCAATGACGAGTTCATGGAAGCGATCGCCTACTACGCCTACGGCGCGTCCTCGGACCTCGCCGGCGAGCGTGGCAGCTACTCCAGCTACAAGGGCTCCAAGTGGGACCGCGGCCTGCTCCCGCAGGACACCGTGGATCTCCTGGAGGACGAGCGCGGCCGCAAGATCGACGTGCCGCGCGGCGGCAAAATGGACTGGTCCGTGGTCCGCGAGAAGATCGCGAAGCAGGGCATGCGCAATTCCAACGTGCTCGCCATCGCCCCCACCGCCACCATCTCGAACATCACCGGCACCACCCCCTGCATCGAGCCGAACTACAAGAACCTCTACACCAAGGAAAACCTCGGCGGGAAGTTCATCATCCTCAATGCCGAGCTGGTGAAGGACCTCAAGAAGGCCGGCCTGTGGAGCCCGGAGATGGTCGACCAGCTCAAGTACTTCGACGGCGAGCTCGACAACATCGACAACATCCCCGAGGCGCTCAAGCTGAAGCACAAGACGGTGTTCGGCATCGGCTTCGAATTCATCATCGACGCCGCCGCCCGCCGCCAGAAGTGGATCGACCAGAGCCAATCGGTGAACCTGTTCCTCTCCACGCCGGACATGAAGACCCTGTCCCACATGTACCGCCGTGCCTGGGACAAGGGCCTCAAGACCACCTACTACCTCCGCACCCTCCAGGCTTCCAACATCGAGAAATCGACCGTGGACGTGAAGAAGGACATGCGCGGCCTCGTCGCCTCCACCGGCGGCGTCACCGCCAAGACCTACACGGAGGAGGAGAAGAACGCGTGCAGCCTTGAGGCGATGATGAACGGCGGGACCTGCGAGGCTTGCCAGTAA